From a single Kitasatospora sp. NBC_00458 genomic region:
- a CDS encoding MerR family transcriptional regulator: MGHVAELAGVSVRTLHHYDEIGLVRPSARTAAGYRAYSAGDVERLREVLAYRRLGFGLREVAELVGDPTADAVAHLRRLRGLVLERRDRADAMVAAIDRELEARAKGLKVTPEEQLEMLGARLYDAIGGAYTATRHTEPRIAAQIWDALGDARTVLNVGAGTGSYEPADRHVTAVEPSAVMRGQRPPGSAPCVAAAAESLPFEDHSFDVAMAVSTVHHWADPLAGLREMRRVARRVVVLTFDTDEPGWQDRFWLTRDYLPEFSGVLAGFPSLAGMADAIGARAEPVPVPWDCADGLFEAYWRRPGAYLEDHVRRAMSVWTRVGPEAEQRAVRSLADDLDSGRWAERNGDIADLDAADLGLRLLIA, encoded by the coding sequence GTGGGACACGTGGCCGAGCTGGCCGGCGTGAGTGTCCGCACGCTGCATCACTATGACGAGATCGGGCTCGTCCGACCGTCCGCGCGGACCGCGGCCGGATACCGGGCGTACTCGGCGGGCGACGTCGAACGGCTGAGGGAGGTGCTGGCCTACCGGCGGTTGGGCTTCGGGCTGCGGGAGGTCGCGGAGCTGGTCGGCGACCCGACCGCCGACGCGGTCGCGCACCTGCGCCGACTGCGCGGCCTGGTGCTGGAGCGGCGCGACCGCGCCGACGCCATGGTGGCCGCCATCGACAGGGAACTGGAAGCACGGGCGAAGGGACTGAAGGTGACACCGGAGGAGCAGTTGGAGATGCTCGGTGCACGGCTGTACGACGCGATCGGCGGCGCCTACACCGCGACACGCCACACCGAGCCGCGGATCGCCGCGCAGATCTGGGACGCGCTCGGCGACGCTCGGACGGTGCTGAACGTCGGGGCCGGAACCGGCTCCTACGAACCCGCCGATCGACACGTGACCGCGGTGGAACCGTCGGCGGTCATGCGGGGGCAGCGGCCCCCCGGCTCGGCGCCGTGCGTGGCCGCCGCCGCGGAGAGCCTGCCGTTCGAGGACCACTCCTTCGACGTCGCGATGGCCGTCTCCACCGTGCACCACTGGGCCGACCCGCTGGCGGGGCTGCGCGAGATGCGGCGCGTGGCCCGCCGCGTGGTGGTGCTCACGTTCGACACCGACGAGCCCGGATGGCAGGACCGGTTCTGGCTCACCCGCGACTACCTGCCCGAGTTCTCCGGCGTCCTCGCGGGATTCCCCTCGCTCGCCGGGATGGCCGACGCGATCGGCGCCCGCGCCGAGCCGGTGCCCGTCCCGTGGGACTGCGCCGACGGCCTGTTCGAGGCGTACTGGCGCCGGCCGGGGGCGTACCTGGAGGATCATGTGCGCCGGGCGATGTCGGTGTGGACGAGGGTCGGGCCGGAGGCCGAGCAGCGGGCGGTGCGAAGCCTCGCCGACGACCTCGACTCCGGTCGGTGGGCCGAGCGCAACGGCGACATCGCCGACCTCGACGCGGCGGATCTGGGCCTTCGCCTGCTCATCGCCTGA
- a CDS encoding MarR family winged helix-turn-helix transcriptional regulator: MNGVELFLLGRTLMKIGEQAMPRPEAEAGAETAARGSVRSVLVTLGDVVAHPGATVGEIAARTGLPQSQVSTAVARLVEAGSVETEPDPGDRRRRLVRPTEEPSARVAEVRAAGIDAALAAALGGTDGAGPDPTVMREVADALEVLSRHLTPAAAARAR, from the coding sequence ATGAACGGAGTCGAGCTGTTCCTCCTCGGTCGCACCCTCATGAAGATCGGCGAGCAGGCGATGCCGCGACCGGAGGCCGAGGCGGGGGCCGAGACGGCGGCACGGGGGTCGGTCCGCTCGGTGCTCGTCACGCTCGGCGACGTCGTGGCGCACCCGGGGGCGACGGTCGGCGAGATCGCGGCCCGCACCGGCCTGCCGCAGAGTCAGGTGTCCACCGCGGTGGCCCGTTTGGTGGAGGCCGGTTCCGTGGAGACCGAGCCCGACCCCGGGGACCGGCGACGCCGACTCGTCCGCCCCACCGAGGAGCCCTCCGCCCGGGTGGCCGAGGTCCGGGCCGCCGGTATCGACGCCGCGCTCGCCGCCGCACTCGGCGGCACCGACGGCGCCGGGCCGGACCCGACGGTGATGCGGGAGGTCGCGGACGCCCTGGAGGTCCTCTCCCGCCACCTCACCCCGGCCGCCGCCGCCCGGGCCCGCTGA
- a CDS encoding alpha/beta fold hydrolase, producing MATLANSTARTLTVPGAVLHYQVKGSGPVLLLAQSGEGDADRTVDLVPHLTDAFTVVTYDRRGLSRSTLDDPTDPVTMADHADDVARLLAEVAHGPASMAGFSMGAAIGLQVVARHPGVLSTLIAHEPVMPNLLPPADRAEHKAELAAIQAAFAAGGTAAAFPAIARHLGIDPAHDRTEEGLTPQPMTPRRVANFGFFIGTEFTAVTSDRLDPAHLAPAAAHSGTRIVPAVGRTTRPTVHTYRCALALAELLGTAPVAFPGGHNGNTAFPRATALSLKALCSRSRREVTSSSLGSRFGV from the coding sequence ATGGCCACGCTCGCGAACTCCACCGCCCGGACCCTCACCGTGCCCGGCGCCGTTCTGCACTACCAGGTCAAGGGCAGCGGTCCCGTCCTCCTCCTCGCCCAGAGCGGCGAGGGCGACGCGGACCGCACCGTCGATCTCGTCCCGCACCTGACCGACGCCTTCACCGTCGTCACCTACGACCGCCGAGGCCTCTCGCGCAGCACCCTCGACGACCCCACCGACCCCGTCACCATGGCCGACCACGCCGACGACGTCGCACGGCTGCTCGCCGAAGTCGCCCACGGTCCGGCCTCGATGGCCGGGTTCAGCATGGGCGCCGCGATCGGCCTCCAGGTCGTGGCCCGCCACCCGGGTGTACTGAGCACGCTGATCGCCCACGAGCCCGTGATGCCGAACCTCCTGCCACCGGCGGACCGCGCGGAGCACAAGGCGGAACTGGCGGCCATCCAGGCCGCGTTCGCGGCCGGGGGCACCGCGGCGGCGTTCCCGGCGATCGCCCGGCACCTCGGGATCGACCCGGCCCACGACCGCACCGAGGAGGGGCTCACCCCTCAGCCGATGACGCCCCGTCGGGTGGCCAACTTCGGGTTCTTCATCGGGACGGAGTTCACGGCCGTCACCTCGGACCGCCTCGACCCGGCCCACCTCGCCCCCGCCGCAGCCCACTCGGGGACGCGGATCGTCCCGGCCGTCGGCCGGACCACCCGGCCGACCGTCCACACCTACCGATGTGCGCTCGCCCTGGCCGAGTTGCTGGGCACCGCCCCCGTGGCCTTCCCCGGCGGGCACAACGGCAACACCGCCTTCCCCCGCGCAACCGCCCTGTCCCTCAAGGCTCTGTGCTCCCGAAGCCGCCGCGAGGTGACAAGTAGCTCTCTCGGCAGCCGATTCGGGGTGTGA
- a CDS encoding methyltransferase domain-containing protein yields MRTNDAQMLVLSVLADGPLHGYAVNTAIERMTGERLGRGSLSSALTRLRGKGLIEYLDGEGRRRPMRLTVAGRETLEGEIEALAHVTGRIFETVVPEKTAYQDRLATTDLARSYKQAALDALAVQPGHLVLDLGCGPGTDLGALARAAAPAGRVLGVDSDPRMTRQALTRIIDLPHAGVLTADVHALPFPPCSADRVRTDRVLQHVADVPRVLAEALRVLRPGGRLVMAEPDWDSLAVDHPDLDVARAYTRHITDRIVRNAVVGRQLPRLAEQAGFTVTSVVPVTSVFREVRAADQVLGLQRNTERAVAAGYLTRRQADGWLDQLVRSPFFAAVTLYVVTAEAPARA; encoded by the coding sequence GTGCGTACCAACGACGCCCAGATGCTCGTCCTGTCCGTGCTGGCGGACGGTCCGCTGCACGGCTACGCCGTCAACACCGCGATCGAACGGATGACCGGCGAGAGACTCGGCCGCGGCAGCCTGTCCAGCGCGCTGACTCGGCTGCGCGGCAAGGGATTGATCGAGTATCTGGACGGAGAGGGCAGGCGACGCCCGATGCGCCTGACCGTTGCCGGCCGTGAGACGCTCGAAGGCGAGATCGAGGCCCTCGCCCATGTCACGGGGCGCATCTTCGAGACCGTGGTCCCCGAGAAGACCGCCTACCAGGATCGGCTCGCCACGACCGATCTCGCGCGCTCCTACAAGCAGGCCGCACTCGACGCGCTGGCCGTCCAGCCAGGCCACCTCGTCCTGGACCTGGGCTGCGGCCCGGGCACCGACCTCGGTGCGCTGGCACGCGCGGCAGCACCCGCAGGGAGGGTTCTGGGAGTCGACTCCGACCCTCGGATGACCCGTCAGGCGCTGACCCGAATCATCGACCTGCCACACGCCGGTGTGCTGACGGCCGACGTGCACGCGCTGCCGTTCCCCCCGTGCTCGGCGGACCGGGTACGCACCGACCGCGTGCTCCAACACGTGGCCGACGTCCCCAGGGTTCTGGCGGAGGCACTGCGGGTCCTGCGCCCAGGCGGCCGACTCGTCATGGCCGAGCCCGACTGGGACTCGCTCGCGGTCGACCACCCGGACCTGGACGTCGCCCGGGCGTACACCCGCCATATCACCGACCGGATCGTGCGCAATGCCGTCGTCGGGCGGCAACTGCCCCGACTCGCCGAGCAAGCAGGATTCACCGTCACGTCAGTCGTCCCGGTCACCTCGGTCTTCCGCGAAGTCCGTGCCGCCGACCAGGTCCTCGGTCTCCAGCGCAACACCGAGCGCGCCGTGGCCGCCGGCTACCTCACCCGTCGGCAGGCCGACGGGTGGCTGGACCAGCTCGTACGGAGTCCGTTCTTCGCTGCGGTGACGCTCTATGTCGTCACGGCGGAGGCCCCCGCGCGGGCCTGA
- a CDS encoding SDR family oxidoreductase, with protein sequence MAGAPNPNPNPPQPQQANIAPADHPPRTLVLGATGFLGRWLLLELLDRGEPVAAAVRTGAGSPRDRELRGWLRVHGADDRTLTTVAADLTLPGLGLTPEDDARLAGVRDVHNLAALYRFGLDRAEAHAANVDGALTALHWAAGRPHLRRLVHLSGYRVGRGGAPRHPLPPAEADALYARLGAYEASKQLGDAAVRVTAAELGVPLTTVNPSSVIGHSATGEAGQYLGLAELVRQLWSGRLPLLPGTARTLLPVVAVDHLARFLAAVPEFDDGPAHAHTVLDPATPPLPALIALIAEHLGVPAPRGLVPVGLVRRLPTALTGADPETLTFLVEDTYDTASADRLAEAAGLHHPPVADLLRRWATRLVADGFGAAPASAAPTAVGPASAHTGAAGGFADVAGSRTYLHGDRRTPHYVLLPGPAADTGAWADPTAHHDSRTLTADLPGLGRSSPTKAPEADWLRELLAPVRSRPVLVTHQATAAVALDYAAAHPDRVTELVIVSTDAADATDTADGTGSPDPAPAPAFHRPGATRRATRRLREARRPSRRRELSLLIDAGTVPVRVIPPERLRDLLRTVPALVGGESTV encoded by the coding sequence TTGGCCGGCGCCCCAAACCCGAACCCGAACCCGCCCCAGCCCCAGCAAGCAAACATCGCCCCGGCCGACCACCCGCCGCGCACCCTCGTCCTGGGGGCCACCGGCTTCCTCGGCCGCTGGCTGCTCCTCGAACTCCTCGACCGGGGCGAGCCGGTGGCCGCCGCGGTCCGCACGGGTGCCGGGTCCCCGCGCGACCGCGAGCTCCGCGGCTGGCTCCGGGTCCACGGCGCCGACGACCGCACCCTGACCACCGTCGCCGCCGACCTCACCCTCCCCGGCCTGGGCCTGACACCCGAGGACGACGCCCGCCTCGCCGGCGTCCGCGACGTCCACAACCTCGCCGCCCTCTACCGCTTCGGCCTCGACCGCGCCGAGGCCCACGCCGCCAACGTGGACGGCGCACTCACCGCACTCCACTGGGCCGCCGGTCGACCGCACCTGCGGCGGCTCGTCCACCTCTCCGGGTACCGGGTCGGCCGGGGCGGCGCACCCCGCCACCCGCTGCCGCCCGCCGAGGCCGACGCGCTCTACGCCCGGCTCGGCGCGTACGAGGCGTCGAAGCAGCTCGGCGACGCCGCCGTCCGCGTCACGGCCGCCGAACTGGGCGTGCCGCTCACCACGGTCAACCCCAGCAGTGTGATCGGACATTCGGCCACCGGCGAGGCCGGGCAGTACCTGGGCCTGGCGGAGCTGGTCCGCCAGCTGTGGTCCGGCCGCCTCCCGCTCCTGCCCGGGACGGCGCGCACCCTCCTGCCGGTGGTCGCGGTCGACCACCTGGCCCGCTTCCTGGCCGCCGTACCGGAGTTCGACGACGGACCGGCCCACGCCCACACCGTCCTCGACCCCGCCACACCGCCGCTGCCCGCGCTGATCGCCCTGATCGCCGAACACCTGGGCGTTCCGGCGCCCCGCGGACTCGTCCCCGTCGGCCTGGTCAGGCGCCTGCCGACGGCCCTCACCGGCGCCGATCCGGAGACCCTCACCTTCCTCGTCGAGGACACCTACGACACCGCCTCGGCCGACCGGCTCGCCGAGGCCGCCGGACTCCACCACCCGCCCGTCGCCGACCTGTTGCGCCGCTGGGCCACCCGTCTGGTGGCCGACGGCTTCGGCGCCGCACCCGCCTCCGCCGCACCCACCGCCGTCGGCCCCGCCTCCGCGCACACCGGGGCGGCGGGCGGGTTCGCCGACGTCGCCGGCAGTCGCACCTACCTCCATGGGGACCGCCGGACCCCCCACTACGTCCTGCTCCCCGGCCCGGCCGCGGACACGGGCGCCTGGGCGGACCCCACCGCCCACCACGACTCCCGGACACTCACCGCCGACCTCCCCGGGCTCGGACGCTCCTCCCCCACCAAGGCCCCCGAGGCCGACTGGCTCCGGGAACTGCTCGCGCCGGTTCGGTCGCGCCCCGTCCTGGTGACCCACCAGGCCACCGCCGCAGTGGCGTTGGACTATGCTGCCGCCCACCCCGACCGGGTCACCGAACTGGTCATCGTGAGCACCGACGCCGCCGACGCCACAGACACCGCAGACGGCACTGGCAGCCCCGACCCCGCTCCCGCCCCCGCGTTCCACCGCCCCGGCGCCACCCGCCGCGCGACCCGCCGCCTCCGGGAGGCCCGGCGCCCCTCCCGCCGAAGGGAGTTGAGCCTCCTGATCGACGCCGGAACCGTCCCCGTCCGGGTCATCCCGCCCGAGCGCCTCCGGGACCTTCTCAGGACAGTCCCCGCCCTGGTGGGAGGCGAGTCGACGGTCTGA